In Patescibacteria group bacterium, a single window of DNA contains:
- a CDS encoding YdeI/OmpD-associated family protein, whose protein sequence is MKFQAKIEIISVNLYVIPPQKALEEIFKDSGKSKGPIQIKGKINSHKFIQTLVRYQNAWRLYINTPIIKATGVKVGDTADFSIEFDNVARTVPINPKLKLAFDKNKKAKEEFEKLIPSRQKEINRYLNNIKSEEVLEKNVDKVIRYLNGEKVDYFVILRN, encoded by the coding sequence ATGAAATTTCAAGCAAAAATAGAAATCATTAGTGTAAATCTATATGTAATCCCGCCGCAAAAAGCTTTAGAAGAAATCTTTAAAGATTCAGGCAAATCAAAAGGCCCAATTCAAATCAAAGGCAAAATAAACAGCCATAAATTTATTCAAACCCTTGTTAGATATCAAAATGCCTGGAGACTGTACATAAATACTCCGATAATAAAGGCAACAGGAGTAAAAGTAGGGGACACTGCCGATTTCTCAATTGAGTTTGATAATGTGGCAAGAACTGTTCCCATAAATCCCAAATTAAAATTAGCTTTTGATAAAAATAAAAAAGCAAAAGAAGAATTTGAAAAATTAATTCCTTCAAGGCAAAAAGAAATTAATAGATATTTAAATAATATAAAAAGCGAAGAAGTGTTAGAAAAAAATGTAGACAAAGTTATCAGGTACTTAAATGGAGAAAAAGTTGATTATTTTGTGATATTAAGAAATTAG